A single Dreissena polymorpha isolate Duluth1 chromosome 14, UMN_Dpol_1.0, whole genome shotgun sequence DNA region contains:
- the LOC127858458 gene encoding neuronal acetylcholine receptor subunit alpha-3-like isoform X3, whose translation MDAMFRVGVLIAALMSKSVSSQGSQGYMEEAIQIFNTIFHKYEANVPPRRNLTLPLLLNVNMHVMHVSSLNLLEQYLETTIDLELTWDDMRLSWFPLNVREITANRSKVWSPDISIDNAIDEPKHVDDPRIVIKSTGTIYWYKRLKIKTSCSTNATQVSAVCDVVIGSNLLDDRVIDFNMSVSSCDAKNAVTSHILEIEDVSFEKRKEVRWLKPNATFPEFACSLRMKLTGPDGTNGQEFLTSSHASLTGSVTCPVLSMFVLSSCLGIIGFFSRFACKPL comes from the exons CGTCTCTTCTCAAGGCTCCCAAGGTTACATGGAGGAGGCGATACAGATCTTCAACACGATCTTCCACAAGTATGAGGCGAACGTACCCCCGAGGCGTAACCTCACCCTGCCACTGCTGCTCAACGTCAACATGCACGTGATGCACGTGTCCAGCCTGAACCTCCTGGAGCAATACCTCGAGACCACCATTGACCTGGAACTT ACCTGGGATGACATGCGCTTGTCATGGTTCCCGTTGAACGTGCGAGAGATCACTGCGAACAGAAGCAAAGTCTGGAGCCCGGATATCTCCATTGACAACGC AATAGATGAGCCAAAACATGTCGATGATCCGCGGATTGTGATAAAAAGTACTGGGACGATCTACTGGTACAAGCGTCTGAAGATTAAGACGTCGTGTTCCACAAACGCTACCCAAGTTTCTGCCGTCTGCGACGTTGTGATTGGCTCAAATCTCCTTGACGACCGCGTCATCGATTTCAACATGAGCGTTTCGTCATGTGATGCAAAAAATGCGGTGACGTCACACATACTTGAAATCGAAGACGTCTCGTTTGAAAAGCGCAAAGAAGTACGCTGGTTGAAACCGAACGCTACGTTTCCCGAATTCGCGTGCAGTTTGAGAATGAAACTAACTGGCCCAGACGGCACTAACGGACAGGAGTTTCTCACGAGTTCCCATGCCAGCCTCACAGGGTCGGTCACTTGCCCTGTGCTCAGTATGTTCGTACTCAGTTCGTGCCTAGGAATTATTGGTTTCTTCTCACGCTTTGCGTGCAAGCCATTGTAA
- the LOC127858458 gene encoding neuronal acetylcholine receptor subunit alpha-3-like isoform X2, translating to MDTMLPFSLLVIALMYESVSSQGSQGYMEEAIQIFNTIFHKYEANVPPRRNLTLPLLLNVNMHVMHVSSLNLLEQYLETTIDLELTWDDMRLSWFPLNVREITANRSKVWSPDISIDNAIDEPKHVDDPRIVIKSTGTIYWYKRLKIKTSCSTNATQVSAVCDVVIGSNLLDDRVIDFNMSVSSCDAKNAVTSHILEIEDVSFEKRKEVRWLKPNATFPEFACSLRMKLTGPDGTNGQEFLTSSHASLTGSVTCPVLSMFVLSSCLGIIGFFSRFACKPL from the exons CGTCTCTTCTCAAGGCTCCCAAGGTTACATGGAGGAGGCGATACAGATCTTCAACACGATCTTCCACAAGTATGAGGCGAACGTACCCCCGAGGCGTAACCTCACCCTGCCACTGCTGCTCAACGTCAACATGCACGTGATGCACGTGTCCAGCCTGAACCTCCTGGAGCAATACCTCGAGACCACCATTGACCTGGAACTT ACCTGGGATGACATGCGCTTGTCATGGTTCCCGTTGAACGTGCGAGAGATCACTGCGAACAGAAGCAAAGTCTGGAGCCCGGATATCTCCATTGACAACGC AATAGATGAGCCAAAACATGTCGATGATCCGCGGATTGTGATAAAAAGTACTGGGACGATCTACTGGTACAAGCGTCTGAAGATTAAGACGTCGTGTTCCACAAACGCTACCCAAGTTTCTGCCGTCTGCGACGTTGTGATTGGCTCAAATCTCCTTGACGACCGCGTCATCGATTTCAACATGAGCGTTTCGTCATGTGATGCAAAAAATGCGGTGACGTCACACATACTTGAAATCGAAGACGTCTCGTTTGAAAAGCGCAAAGAAGTACGCTGGTTGAAACCGAACGCTACGTTTCCCGAATTCGCGTGCAGTTTGAGAATGAAACTAACTGGCCCAGACGGCACTAACGGACAGGAGTTTCTCACGAGTTCCCATGCCAGCCTCACAGGGTCGGTCACTTGCCCTGTGCTCAGTATGTTCGTACTCAGTTCGTGCCTAGGAATTATTGGTTTCTTCTCACGCTTTGCGTGCAAGCCATTGTAA
- the LOC127858458 gene encoding neuronal acetylcholine receptor subunit alpha-3-like isoform X1, with amino-acid sequence MDGMFLFGVLIVVLMCKNVSSQGSQGYMEEAIQIFNTIFHKYEANVPPRRNLTLPLLLNVNMHVMHVSSLNLLEQYLETTIDLELTWDDMRLSWFPLNVREITANRSKVWSPDISIDNAIDEPKHVDDPRIVIKSTGTIYWYKRLKIKTSCSTNATQVSAVCDVVIGSNLLDDRVIDFNMSVSSCDAKNAVTSHILEIEDVSFEKRKEVRWLKPNATFPEFACSLRMKLTGPDGTNGQEFLTSSHASLTGSVTCPVLSMFVLSSCLGIIGFFSRFACKPL; translated from the exons CGTCTCTTCTCAAGGCTCCCAAGGTTACATGGAGGAGGCGATACAGATCTTCAACACGATCTTCCACAAGTATGAGGCGAACGTACCCCCGAGGCGTAACCTCACCCTGCCACTGCTGCTCAACGTCAACATGCACGTGATGCACGTGTCCAGCCTGAACCTCCTGGAGCAATACCTCGAGACCACCATTGACCTGGAACTT ACCTGGGATGACATGCGCTTGTCATGGTTCCCGTTGAACGTGCGAGAGATCACTGCGAACAGAAGCAAAGTCTGGAGCCCGGATATCTCCATTGACAACGC AATAGATGAGCCAAAACATGTCGATGATCCGCGGATTGTGATAAAAAGTACTGGGACGATCTACTGGTACAAGCGTCTGAAGATTAAGACGTCGTGTTCCACAAACGCTACCCAAGTTTCTGCCGTCTGCGACGTTGTGATTGGCTCAAATCTCCTTGACGACCGCGTCATCGATTTCAACATGAGCGTTTCGTCATGTGATGCAAAAAATGCGGTGACGTCACACATACTTGAAATCGAAGACGTCTCGTTTGAAAAGCGCAAAGAAGTACGCTGGTTGAAACCGAACGCTACGTTTCCCGAATTCGCGTGCAGTTTGAGAATGAAACTAACTGGCCCAGACGGCACTAACGGACAGGAGTTTCTCACGAGTTCCCATGCCAGCCTCACAGGGTCGGTCACTTGCCCTGTGCTCAGTATGTTCGTACTCAGTTCGTGCCTAGGAATTATTGGTTTCTTCTCACGCTTTGCGTGCAAGCCATTGTAA